From the genome of Rhizobium binae, one region includes:
- a CDS encoding aminopeptidase: MTFMPQSQNTVDPVKLEKLAEVAVKVGLRLQKGQDLVITAPVVALPLVRLITKHAYQAGAGLVSAFYSDEETTLSRYQYGSDESFDRASDWLYEGMAKAYANGAARLAVAGDNPLLLSEQDAGKVGRANRANSTAYKPALEKIANFDINWNIVSYPNPSWAKVVFPDDPEPIAIAKLAKAIFAASRVDLDDPIAAWAEHNGNLAKRSAWLNGERFASLHFKGPGTDLTVGLADGHEWHGGASTAKNGITCNPNIPTEEVFTTPHALRVEGHVSSTKPLSHQGTLIDNIQVRFEGGRIVEAKASRGEEVLNKVLDTDEGARRLGEVALVPHSSPISASGILFYNTLFDENASCHIALGQCYSKCFLDGATLSQEQIKAQGGNSSLIHIDWMIGSDKVDIDGITPDGSRVAVMRQGEWA; encoded by the coding sequence ATGACTTTCATGCCCCAGAGCCAGAACACCGTTGATCCCGTCAAGCTGGAGAAGCTTGCGGAAGTTGCCGTCAAGGTCGGCCTTCGGCTGCAGAAGGGCCAGGACCTGGTGATCACCGCGCCCGTCGTCGCGCTGCCGCTCGTGCGCCTCATCACCAAGCACGCCTATCAGGCCGGCGCCGGGCTGGTCAGCGCCTTTTATTCCGACGAGGAAACGACGCTTTCGCGCTATCAGTACGGCAGCGACGAGAGTTTCGACCGTGCCTCCGACTGGCTCTATGAGGGCATGGCCAAGGCCTATGCCAATGGCGCGGCCCGTCTTGCGGTTGCCGGCGACAATCCGTTGCTGCTGTCCGAGCAGGATGCCGGCAAGGTCGGCCGGGCCAATCGCGCCAACTCCACCGCCTACAAGCCGGCGCTGGAGAAGATCGCCAATTTCGACATCAACTGGAACATCGTTTCCTATCCCAACCCGTCCTGGGCCAAGGTGGTCTTTCCCGACGATCCTGAACCGATCGCGATCGCCAAGCTGGCCAAAGCGATCTTTGCCGCCTCGCGCGTCGATCTGGACGATCCCATCGCCGCCTGGGCCGAACACAATGGCAATCTCGCCAAGCGTTCCGCCTGGCTGAACGGCGAACGCTTCGCCTCGCTGCATTTCAAGGGGCCCGGCACCGATCTGACGGTCGGGCTTGCCGACGGGCATGAATGGCATGGCGGCGCCTCCACCGCCAAGAACGGCATTACCTGCAATCCGAACATTCCGACCGAGGAGGTTTTCACCACGCCGCATGCGCTGCGTGTCGAAGGCCATGTTTCGAGCACCAAGCCGTTGTCGCACCAGGGCACACTGATCGACAATATCCAGGTGCGCTTCGAGGGCGGACGCATCGTCGAGGCCAAGGCATCACGCGGCGAAGAAGTGCTGAACAAGGTGCTCGATACGGACGAAGGCGCGCGCCGCCTCGGCGAAGTGGCGCTGGTGCCGCATTCATCGCCGATCTCGGCGAGCGGCATTCTGTTCTACAACACCCTGTTCGACGAAAACGCCTCGTGCCACATCGCACTCGGCCAATGCTATTCCAAGTGCTTCCTCGACGGCGCGACTTTGAGCCAGGAGCAGATCAAGGCGCAGGGCGGCAATTCCAGCCTCATCCATATCGACTGGATGATCGGCTCGGACAAGGTCGATATCGACGGCATTACGCCGGATGGTTCGCGGGTTGCGGTGATGCGTCAGGGCGAATGGGCCTGA
- the ybaK gene encoding Cys-tRNA(Pro) deacylase, which yields MSKTTRATQVLSQAGIAFTIHTYDYDPGAERVGLQAAEALGEAPHRVLKTLMAELDGKPVCVVVPSDREVSMKKLASAFGGKSANMMKPADAERLTGYHVGGISPFGQKKTVPTAIEEAALAEPLVYINGGQRGLQVRLDPKDALTVLKAVKAPLIA from the coding sequence ATGTCCAAGACCACGCGCGCGACACAGGTTCTTTCCCAGGCAGGCATCGCCTTCACCATCCACACCTATGACTATGACCCCGGGGCTGAGCGCGTCGGGTTGCAGGCGGCCGAGGCTTTGGGCGAAGCACCGCACCGGGTGTTGAAAACGCTGATGGCGGAACTGGACGGCAAGCCGGTCTGCGTCGTCGTCCCGTCGGATCGTGAAGTCAGCATGAAGAAACTGGCCAGCGCCTTTGGCGGCAAGTCGGCCAACATGATGAAGCCCGCCGATGCCGAGCGGCTGACAGGCTATCATGTCGGCGGCATCAGCCCCTTCGGCCAGAAGAAGACGGTGCCGACGGCGATCGAGGAAGCTGCCCTTGCCGAGCCGCTCGTCTATATCAATGGCGGCCAGCGCGGCCTGCAGGTGCGGCTCGACCCGAAGGATGCGCTGACGGTTTTGAAGGCCGTCAAGGCGCCATTGATCGCCTGA
- a CDS encoding EamA family transporter: MKTNSRYFADVLITAVAPAIWGSTYFVTTSFLPHGYPLTVAMLRALPAGLLLLLIVRKLPTGVWWGRAFILGALNFSFFWAMLFVSAYRLPGGVAATVGAVQPLIVIALSRLFLGKPIRFLAVIAGLIGMSGVALLVLTPNAALDPIGIAAGLAGAVSMAFGTVLSRHWQPPVSSLTFTSWQLTAGGVLLVPLAFLLEPALPVPTPANLLGIAYLGLIGAAFTYLLWFRGLSRIEPSAAASLGFLSPVIATLLGWLALGQSLTPAQIAGFAMVLASVWLSQRTMMPVRPIRPDASPQPANHPA; this comes from the coding sequence ATGAAGACAAACTCGCGATATTTCGCCGATGTGCTGATCACCGCTGTCGCTCCGGCCATCTGGGGCAGCACCTATTTCGTCACCACATCTTTCCTGCCGCATGGCTATCCGCTGACTGTTGCCATGCTGCGCGCCTTGCCGGCAGGCCTGCTTCTGCTGCTCATCGTCCGCAAGCTGCCGACGGGTGTCTGGTGGGGCCGCGCCTTCATTCTCGGCGCGCTGAACTTCTCGTTCTTCTGGGCGATGCTCTTCGTCTCGGCCTATCGTCTGCCGGGTGGCGTAGCGGCCACAGTGGGCGCCGTGCAGCCGCTGATCGTCATCGCCTTGTCGCGGCTGTTCCTCGGCAAGCCGATCCGCTTCCTCGCTGTCATCGCCGGCCTGATCGGCATGTCAGGCGTGGCGCTTCTGGTGCTGACGCCGAATGCGGCGCTCGATCCCATCGGCATTGCCGCCGGTCTCGCCGGAGCGGTGTCGATGGCCTTCGGCACGGTGCTGAGCCGCCACTGGCAGCCGCCGGTCTCCAGCCTGACCTTCACGTCATGGCAATTGACAGCCGGCGGCGTCCTGCTCGTGCCCCTGGCCTTCCTGCTGGAGCCGGCGCTTCCCGTGCCGACGCCGGCCAATCTTCTCGGCATCGCCTATCTCGGCCTCATCGGCGCAGCCTTCACCTATCTGCTTTGGTTTCGCGGCCTGTCGCGCATCGAGCCCTCGGCGGCGGCATCGCTCGGCTTTCTCAGCCCCGTCATCGCAACCCTGCTCGGCTGGCTGGCGCTCGGCCAGAGCCTGACGCCGGCGCAGATCGCGGGCTTCGCCATGGTGCTCGCCAGCGTCTGGCTCAGTCAGCGGACGATGATGCCGGTCAGGCCCATTCGCCCTGACGCATCACCGCAACCCGCGAACCATCCGGCGTAA
- the xseA gene encoding exodeoxyribonuclease VII large subunit: MSNLFDSDSPTNLAEYSVSELSGSIKRTVETAFDQVRVRGEISGYRGPHSSGHAYFALKDDRARIDAVIWKGTFSRLKFRPEEGMEVIATGKVTTFPGSSKYQIVIETLEPAGAGALMALIEERKRKLGAEGLFDAARKKRLPFMPRVIGVVTSPTGAVIRDILHRISDRFPVHVLVWPVRVQGEGAGEEVANAIRGFNALAPGGAIARPDMLIVARGGGSLEDLWSFNDEIVVRAAAESRIPLISAVGHETDWTLIDHAADVRAPTPTGAAEMAVPVKAELEAQLAALAARLQGGMNRQMDQRRQSVRALMRALPSLDQLLALPRRRFDEAAAGLGRGLALNTINKRRGFERVASHLRPDVLSNRIAERRQLLSERMARAERTVERLLDRSKSRIDRAEAILASLPARLKTQTDRGRERLGNLTRHADTAIRHQLTRARAELSAQDRVLQSLSYKNVLKRGYAVIRDEDNRPVSQASALSAGMGIAIEFADGRVGAMTTDGGAPPAGAKKRSGKPAEPTKQGSLF, encoded by the coding sequence ATGAGCAACCTCTTCGACAGCGATTCGCCGACCAACCTTGCCGAGTATTCGGTTTCGGAGCTTTCCGGCTCGATCAAGCGTACCGTCGAGACGGCCTTCGACCAGGTGCGCGTGCGCGGCGAAATTTCAGGCTATCGTGGGCCGCACTCCTCGGGTCATGCCTATTTCGCGCTGAAGGACGATCGCGCCCGCATCGACGCCGTCATCTGGAAGGGCACTTTCTCGCGATTGAAGTTCCGTCCGGAAGAGGGCATGGAAGTGATCGCCACCGGCAAGGTCACGACCTTTCCGGGCTCCTCGAAATATCAGATCGTCATTGAGACGCTGGAGCCGGCCGGCGCCGGCGCGCTGATGGCGCTGATCGAGGAGCGCAAGCGTAAGCTCGGCGCCGAAGGCCTGTTCGATGCCGCCCGCAAGAAGCGGCTGCCCTTCATGCCCAGGGTGATCGGCGTCGTCACCTCGCCGACCGGCGCGGTGATCCGCGATATTTTGCACCGCATCTCCGATCGTTTTCCCGTGCATGTCCTCGTCTGGCCGGTCAGGGTGCAGGGAGAGGGGGCCGGCGAAGAGGTGGCGAACGCCATCCGCGGCTTCAATGCGCTGGCGCCGGGAGGTGCGATTGCCCGTCCCGACATGCTGATCGTCGCACGCGGCGGCGGCAGCCTGGAAGATCTCTGGAGTTTCAACGACGAGATCGTCGTGCGTGCGGCAGCCGAAAGCCGAATACCGCTGATCTCGGCGGTCGGCCACGAGACCGATTGGACGCTGATCGACCATGCCGCGGATGTCCGCGCCCCGACGCCGACGGGTGCGGCGGAAATGGCGGTGCCCGTCAAGGCGGAGCTGGAGGCGCAGCTTGCGGCTCTTGCCGCCCGCCTGCAGGGCGGCATGAACCGGCAGATGGATCAGCGCCGCCAGTCCGTCCGCGCCCTGATGCGCGCTTTGCCATCGCTCGATCAGCTTCTCGCTCTGCCGCGGCGTCGCTTCGACGAGGCCGCCGCCGGCCTCGGCCGCGGGCTGGCGCTCAACACCATCAACAAGCGCCGCGGCTTCGAGCGTGTCGCCTCACATCTGCGGCCCGATGTGCTTTCCAACCGCATCGCCGAGCGCCGCCAGCTTCTGAGCGAGCGCATGGCGCGGGCCGAACGCACCGTCGAACGGCTGCTCGACCGCTCGAAGTCCCGCATCGACCGCGCCGAGGCCATCCTCGCCTCGCTGCCTGCCCGGCTGAAGACGCAGACCGACCGCGGCCGCGAACGCCTCGGCAATCTCACCCGTCATGCCGATACGGCGATCCGCCACCAGTTGACGCGCGCCCGCGCCGAGCTTTCCGCGCAGGATCGCGTGCTGCAGTCGCTCTCCTACAAGAACGTGCTGAAGCGCGGCTACGCCGTGATTCGCGATGAGGATAACAGGCCGGTGTCGCAGGCCTCGGCTCTCTCCGCCGGCATGGGCATCGCCATCGAATTCGCCGACGGCCGCGTCGGCGCAATGACGACGGATGGCGGCGCCCCGCCCGCTGGCGCCAAGAAGCGCAGTGGAAAGCCGGCGGAGCCGACGAAACAGGGAAGCCTGTTCTGA
- a CDS encoding MarR family winged helix-turn-helix transcriptional regulator, producing the protein MGEEQQDHVDRILAQWRRERPDLDVEPMGILGRLKRLGTHLGREVETVLMTHGLSTSAFDVLATLRRSGAPYRLSPGELLEMTMVSSGTMTNRIDQLEKSGFVERIHNPEDRRSVLIALTEKGLATVEEAVGAHVANQQRLTRNLTAEDKAEFNRLLKKLLSDFE; encoded by the coding sequence ATGGGTGAAGAACAACAAGATCATGTCGACAGAATCCTGGCGCAATGGCGGCGCGAGCGACCGGACCTCGATGTCGAACCGATGGGTATCCTCGGGCGGCTGAAGCGCCTCGGCACCCACCTCGGCCGCGAAGTCGAAACCGTGCTCATGACACACGGGCTTTCCACCTCGGCCTTCGACGTACTGGCTACGCTGCGCCGCTCCGGCGCGCCTTATCGGCTCTCGCCGGGCGAGCTTCTGGAGATGACGATGGTCAGCTCCGGCACAATGACGAACCGCATCGACCAGTTGGAGAAATCGGGCTTCGTCGAGCGCATCCACAATCCGGAGGACAGGCGCAGCGTCCTGATCGCCCTGACCGAAAAGGGCCTTGCGACCGTCGAAGAGGCGGTCGGCGCCCATGTCGCCAACCAGCAGCGGCTGACACGAAATCTGACAGCCGAGGATAAGGCCGAGTTCAACCGGCTGCTCAAGAAGTTGCTGTCGGATTTCGAATAG
- a CDS encoding glycosyltransferase, giving the protein MAPSRRGNPEIAVLLPCYNEAATIGSVVRGFRATLPEAAIHVYDNNSTDGTALQAMLAGAHVVRERRQGKGHVVRRMFADIEADIYVIADGDGTYAPGDAEELVRTLLTERADMVVGARRGVHADAGRQGHALGNRLFNLLYRTIFGPDFTDIFSGYRAFSRRFVKSFPAVSGGFEIETEMSVHASRLKLPVSELELDYGRRPEGSHSKLSTFRDGGKILWMFAMLMKETRPFAFFSAISIVFMLASLGFMTPVLAEYIATGLVSRMPTWVLSMALMMISFMLFTAGVILDSVARARAEQLRIHYMSLETPSAAKLPDREAAPALRGGRGKADAA; this is encoded by the coding sequence ATGGCCCCATCACGCCGCGGTAATCCTGAGATAGCCGTCCTGCTTCCCTGCTATAACGAGGCGGCAACAATCGGTTCTGTCGTGCGAGGGTTCCGGGCGACGCTGCCGGAGGCCGCGATTCACGTCTACGACAACAATTCCACCGATGGGACCGCGTTGCAGGCAATGCTTGCCGGCGCGCATGTCGTGCGCGAGCGGCGACAGGGCAAGGGCCACGTGGTGCGCCGAATGTTCGCCGACATCGAGGCCGACATCTACGTCATCGCGGACGGCGACGGAACCTATGCGCCCGGCGATGCCGAGGAACTGGTGCGCACGCTTCTGACCGAGCGCGCCGACATGGTTGTGGGAGCCCGGCGCGGCGTGCATGCCGATGCCGGCCGCCAGGGCCATGCGCTCGGCAACCGGCTTTTCAACCTGCTCTACCGGACGATTTTCGGCCCTGATTTCACCGATATCTTTTCCGGCTACCGCGCCTTCTCGCGCCGCTTCGTCAAGAGCTTCCCGGCTGTCTCAGGCGGCTTCGAGATCGAAACGGAAATGTCCGTGCACGCCTCGCGGCTGAAGCTGCCGGTCAGCGAGTTGGAGCTCGACTACGGCCGCCGGCCGGAAGGCTCGCATTCCAAACTTTCGACTTTCCGCGACGGGGGCAAGATCCTCTGGATGTTCGCGATGCTGATGAAGGAGACGCGGCCCTTCGCCTTCTTCAGCGCAATCAGCATCGTCTTCATGCTGGCGAGCCTAGGCTTCATGACGCCGGTGCTGGCGGAATATATCGCAACGGGCCTGGTCAGCCGCATGCCGACCTGGGTGCTGTCGATGGCGCTGATGATGATCTCTTTCATGCTGTTTACCGCCGGGGTCATCCTGGATTCGGTTGCGCGCGCCCGCGCCGAACAGCTGCGTATCCACTATATGAGCCTGGAGACGCCGAGCGCAGCCAAACTGCCTGATCGCGAGGCCGCGCCGGCGCTGCGTGGCGGCCGCGGCAAGGCGGATGCCGCGTGA
- a CDS encoding ArsC family reductase, translating to MAVTIYGIKNCDTMKKARSWLEEHDVAYAFHDYKALGIDRVHLEAWIDQAGLDTVLNRAGTTFRKLPDAERENLTREKAVALMLDQPSMIKRPVLEAGGKLLIGFKPEIYAAIFGG from the coding sequence ATGGCCGTCACCATTTATGGCATCAAGAATTGCGACACGATGAAGAAGGCCCGCAGCTGGCTGGAAGAACACGACGTCGCCTACGCGTTTCACGATTACAAGGCGCTCGGCATCGACCGCGTCCATCTCGAAGCCTGGATCGACCAGGCTGGCCTCGACACCGTGCTCAACCGCGCCGGCACGACATTCCGCAAATTGCCCGACGCCGAGCGCGAGAACCTCACCCGGGAGAAGGCGGTCGCGCTGATGCTCGACCAGCCGTCGATGATCAAGCGGCCGGTGCTGGAGGCTGGCGGCAAGCTGCTGATCGGCTTCAAACCGGAAATTTATGCCGCCATATTCGGCGGCTGA
- a CDS encoding GtrA family protein — protein sequence MKKLIRFAIAGGIGFLVDAGVLSALIDLTPLGPFVARLIAIALAMATTWAFNRNFTFDRSGRSLAAEGFRYGSVGVTTALVNYGLYSALLLSLPGLQPLAAMVVASIAAMIFSFFGYSRFVFRG from the coding sequence GTGAAGAAGCTCATCCGTTTCGCGATTGCCGGCGGCATCGGCTTTCTCGTCGATGCCGGTGTGCTGTCGGCGCTCATCGATCTGACGCCGCTCGGCCCCTTCGTGGCGCGGCTCATCGCGATTGCCCTTGCAATGGCGACGACCTGGGCTTTCAACCGGAACTTCACCTTCGATCGCTCCGGCCGTTCGCTCGCCGCCGAAGGCTTCCGCTACGGCTCGGTCGGCGTCACGACGGCGCTCGTCAATTACGGGCTTTATTCCGCGCTGCTGCTTTCGCTGCCAGGGCTTCAGCCGCTTGCGGCGATGGTGGTCGCCAGTATCGCGGCAATGATCTTCAGCTTCTTCGGCTATTCGCGCTTCGTCTTCCGCGGTTAG
- a CDS encoding succinylglutamate desuccinylase/aspartoacylase family protein, with the protein MDVSEIIIPGDTPGTEWRLPVLRFKGSHPKAPKIYIQAALHAGELPGTALLHFLCDRLRQAERQGVVAGDITIVPQANPIGAAQSHFGDLQGRFDLGSRTNFNRDFPLISIADRMALIEDLDDYPATDRLKRQLLHMALGADLVLDLHCDDESLQYAYIDEAFWPEAADLAATLDMQAVLLSDGESSAFEEAVGFAWKHEIAGERQSRLPGKLSVTVELRGKRDVDPLLAKRDADGLWRFLAARGIVRDETVAPSTFAGPAVPLDNVEIIRAPEGGAVLFHRTIGDRVAEGEPLATIITRPGQADGSIDLPAPQDGLVLTRTSDRLVRRRGDLMKIVGARPSKAARKAGTLEN; encoded by the coding sequence ATGGACGTTTCAGAGATCATCATTCCAGGCGATACGCCGGGAACGGAGTGGCGGCTGCCGGTGCTGCGCTTCAAGGGCAGCCATCCGAAGGCGCCGAAGATCTACATCCAGGCGGCCCTCCATGCCGGTGAGTTGCCGGGAACGGCGCTCCTGCACTTCCTCTGCGACCGGCTGAGGCAGGCGGAACGCCAAGGCGTGGTCGCCGGCGACATCACCATTGTGCCGCAGGCCAATCCGATCGGCGCGGCGCAATCGCATTTCGGCGACTTGCAGGGCCGCTTCGACCTCGGCTCCCGCACCAATTTCAACCGGGATTTCCCGCTGATCTCCATCGCCGACCGGATGGCGCTGATCGAGGATCTCGATGATTATCCGGCTACCGACAGACTGAAGCGACAGCTACTGCATATGGCGCTCGGCGCCGATCTCGTGCTCGACCTGCACTGCGACGACGAATCGCTGCAATACGCCTATATCGACGAAGCCTTCTGGCCGGAGGCGGCCGATCTTGCCGCTACGCTCGACATGCAGGCCGTGCTGCTTTCGGACGGCGAAAGCTCGGCCTTCGAGGAGGCCGTCGGTTTCGCATGGAAACATGAAATTGCTGGAGAACGACAATCCCGTCTGCCGGGCAAACTCTCAGTCACGGTCGAGCTGCGCGGCAAGCGCGACGTCGATCCGCTGCTGGCGAAGCGGGATGCGGACGGGCTCTGGCGTTTCCTCGCGGCACGCGGGATTGTCAGGGACGAAACGGTGGCACCGTCGACCTTTGCCGGTCCGGCCGTGCCGCTCGACAATGTCGAGATCATCCGCGCGCCCGAAGGTGGCGCCGTGCTCTTTCATCGCACGATCGGAGACCGGGTTGCGGAAGGCGAGCCTCTGGCGACGATCATCACCCGACCGGGTCAGGCTGATGGCAGCATCGACCTGCCGGCGCCGCAGGACGGGCTGGTCCTGACCCGAACCTCCGACCGGCTGGTACGGCGGCGCGGCGACCTGATGAAGATCGTCGGCGCCAGGCCCAGCAAGGCGGCGCGCAAGGCCGGCACGCTGGAGAATTGA
- a CDS encoding glutathione S-transferase family protein, whose translation MSKLTLISHHLCPYVQRAAIALSEKNVPFERINIDLANKPDWFLKISPLGKVPLLHIEQADSSEVVLFESSVICEYLEETQPGAALHPADPLTRARHRGWMEFGSSVLSDLWGYETAEDRLQFEVKRTALIAKFTTIEGALADGPYFCGSSFSLVDAVFAPVFRYFDIFDTLGDSAIFDGLERVKRWRKALAERASVKGAVGEDYPQRLTEFLKTHNSILLRPSVAA comes from the coding sequence ATGAGCAAGCTTACCTTGATCAGTCATCACCTCTGCCCCTATGTGCAGCGCGCCGCGATCGCACTTTCCGAAAAAAACGTGCCTTTCGAGCGCATCAACATCGATCTTGCCAACAAGCCGGACTGGTTCCTGAAAATCTCGCCGCTCGGCAAGGTGCCGTTGCTGCACATCGAGCAAGCGGACAGCAGCGAGGTCGTATTGTTCGAAAGCAGCGTCATCTGCGAATATCTGGAGGAAACCCAGCCGGGCGCCGCCCTGCATCCCGCCGATCCGCTGACCCGCGCGCGCCACCGCGGATGGATGGAATTCGGCTCGTCCGTGCTTTCCGATCTGTGGGGTTATGAAACGGCAGAGGACAGGCTCCAGTTTGAAGTCAAGCGCACAGCCCTCATCGCCAAATTCACGACGATCGAAGGCGCGCTGGCGGACGGACCCTATTTTTGTGGCAGCAGCTTCAGCCTCGTCGATGCCGTCTTCGCGCCGGTGTTTCGATATTTCGATATTTTCGACACGCTCGGCGACAGCGCAATATTTGACGGGCTGGAGCGCGTAAAGCGCTGGCGAAAGGCGCTGGCGGAGCGTGCAAGCGTCAAAGGCGCCGTGGGCGAGGATTATCCGCAGCGGCTGACGGAGTTCCTCAAGACCCATAACTCCATCCTGCTCAGGCCATCGGTGGCTGCTTGA
- a CDS encoding MarR family winged helix-turn-helix transcriptional regulator: MSDKHPTPSNAVTGAWIHIMRARDRLLAAIESDFKAAKMPPLSWYDVLWELARTEDRRLRPYEIEERTLLAQYNLSRLVDRLEREGLVCRETFGEDARGRWVVITDAGLQLRERMWAVYAKSIDANIGCRLTESEANSISALLARFL, from the coding sequence ATGTCTGATAAACACCCGACCCCGAGCAACGCTGTAACCGGCGCATGGATCCACATCATGCGCGCCCGCGACCGTCTGCTCGCTGCGATCGAAAGCGATTTCAAGGCGGCGAAAATGCCGCCGCTGTCCTGGTATGACGTGCTTTGGGAACTGGCGAGGACAGAGGACAGGCGGCTGCGTCCTTACGAGATCGAAGAGCGGACGCTGCTCGCACAATATAATCTATCTCGCCTCGTTGATCGGTTGGAAAGGGAGGGCCTGGTCTGCCGCGAGACGTTCGGCGAGGATGCACGCGGCCGTTGGGTTGTCATCACCGATGCCGGGCTGCAGCTGCGCGAGCGCATGTGGGCGGTCTATGCCAAATCCATCGACGCGAATATCGGCTGCAGACTCACCGAAAGCGAGGCAAACAGCATCTCGGCCTTGCTCGCGCGTTTCCTGTGA
- a CDS encoding Gfo/Idh/MocA family protein encodes MLRFGIISTAKIGRDNVVPAIQDAENCVVTAIASRDLARAREMADRFSVPHAFGSYEEMLASDVIDAVYIPLPTSQHIEWSIKAADAGKHVLCEKPLALKAGDIDAVIAARDRNKVVVTEAYMITYSPVWQKVRSLIEEGAIGSLRHVQGVFTYFNRDAANMRNIPELGGGGLPDIGVYPVMSTRFSTGKEPLRIQAITERDPDFGTDVYSSVKAEFDDFELSFYVSTQMANRQIMVFHGTDGYIEVKSPFNANRWGPEEIELADRSHNESRIFRFQDSRQYRREVEAFARAVENGKEEIVTLENSKLNQKVIDAIYRASEKDGWEAV; translated from the coding sequence ATGCTGCGTTTCGGTATCATTTCGACGGCGAAGATCGGGCGCGACAATGTCGTTCCCGCCATCCAGGATGCGGAAAATTGTGTCGTCACGGCGATTGCGAGCCGGGATCTCGCGCGCGCAAGGGAGATGGCCGACCGCTTCTCCGTGCCGCACGCCTTCGGCTCCTATGAGGAGATGCTGGCTTCGGATGTCATCGACGCCGTCTATATCCCGCTGCCGACCTCGCAGCATATCGAATGGTCGATCAAAGCAGCCGATGCCGGCAAGCATGTGCTCTGCGAAAAGCCCTTGGCGCTGAAGGCTGGCGATATCGACGCGGTGATCGCCGCTCGCGACCGCAATAAGGTGGTGGTCACGGAAGCCTATATGATCACCTACTCGCCGGTCTGGCAGAAGGTACGCTCGCTGATCGAGGAGGGAGCGATCGGCTCGCTCCGACATGTGCAGGGCGTCTTCACCTATTTCAATCGCGATGCCGCCAACATGCGCAACATCCCCGAGCTCGGTGGTGGCGGCCTTCCCGATATCGGCGTCTACCCCGTCATGAGCACGCGCTTTTCGACCGGCAAGGAGCCGCTCCGGATCCAGGCGATTACCGAGCGCGATCCGGATTTCGGCACCGATGTCTATTCGAGCGTCAAGGCCGAATTCGACGATTTCGAGCTGAGCTTCTATGTCTCGACGCAGATGGCCAACCGCCAGATCATGGTCTTTCACGGCACCGACGGTTACATTGAGGTCAAGTCGCCGTTCAACGCCAATCGCTGGGGGCCGGAAGAGATCGAACTGGCCGATCGCAGCCACAATGAATCGCGCATCTTCCGCTTCCAGGACAGCCGCCAGTACAGGCGCGAGGTCGAGGCTTTCGCTCGCGCGGTAGAGAACGGCAAGGAAGAGATCGTCACGCTCGAAAATTCGAAGCTGAACCAGAAGGTCATTGATGCGATCTATCGCGCCAGCGAGAAGGACGGCTGGGAGGCGGTGTGA
- a CDS encoding NAD(P)H-dependent oxidoreductase: protein MRILLVLAHPLQESFAASVARTAREALEASGHVVDLLDLYAEDFDPRLTEAERRAYFDVPYDTSAVADIVARLRSADGLVLVFPQWWFNFPAILKGFFDRILAPGVAFIHDAAGGRIVPELTNISLLFALTTTGSPWWLVQLYMGNPVRRLLKRGIANFCSKKLVFRMLSLHDMDRATEARRQAHLERVRKALAAI, encoded by the coding sequence ATGCGGATCCTGCTGGTTCTTGCCCATCCGCTTCAGGAAAGTTTTGCCGCTTCGGTGGCGCGCACGGCACGAGAGGCCTTGGAAGCCTCCGGCCATGTCGTCGATCTGCTCGATCTCTATGCCGAGGATTTCGACCCGCGCCTGACCGAGGCGGAGCGCCGCGCTTATTTCGATGTGCCCTACGACACCTCGGCCGTCGCCGATATCGTTGCCCGGCTGCGGTCGGCCGATGGGCTCGTCCTTGTCTTTCCGCAGTGGTGGTTCAATTTCCCGGCCATTCTGAAAGGGTTCTTCGATCGCATCCTCGCACCGGGCGTGGCCTTCATCCATGATGCCGCCGGCGGCCGCATCGTGCCGGAGCTCACCAATATCAGCCTGCTTTTTGCGCTGACGACGACGGGCTCGCCCTGGTGGCTTGTGCAACTCTATATGGGCAATCCAGTTCGCCGCCTGCTGAAGCGGGGCATCGCCAATTTCTGTTCGAAGAAGCTCGTCTTCCGCATGCTGAGCTTGCACGACATGGATCGCGCGACGGAGGCCAGGCGCCAGGCGCATCTGGAACGTGTTCGCAAGGCGCTCGCCGCAATCTGA